From a region of the Paenibacillus segetis genome:
- the rpsT gene encoding 30S ribosomal protein S20, producing MPNIKSAIKRVKTNDKRRALNISQKSALRTVVKTADTALANNEVEVAKAAFAAATKKLDKAVSKGLIHKNAASRKKSRLAKKLNALTSQA from the coding sequence ATGCCTAACATTAAATCCGCAATCAAACGTGTAAAAACGAACGACAAGCGCCGCGCTCTTAACATTTCGCAAAAATCCGCTCTACGTACAGTGGTAAAAACTGCTGATACTGCTCTAGCGAACAACGAAGTGGAAGTAGCTAAAGCCGCTTTTGCTGCTGCTACTAAGAAATTGGACAAAGCCGTTTCTAAAGGTTTGATCCATAAGAATGCAGCTTCCCGCAAGAAATCCCGCTTGGCTAAAAAATTGAACGCCCTTACGTCCCAAGCGTAA
- a CDS encoding RNA polymerase sigma factor, protein MVEQGLIRAAQTGDRDALITLLREIENDVYRTAYYILNNEQDAHDAAQEALIRIYTKINSYEEKAQFKTWVQRIVRNICIDKFRRNKPTVSIDEHELVFEGKESVEREVMSGYIAQDIREAIEQLPEQHRTVIVLRYLQDFSYNEIADCLNLPLNTVKSYLFRARQQLQQLLQDYQKGGVSG, encoded by the coding sequence GTGGTGGAGCAGGGACTCATCAGAGCCGCTCAAACGGGCGATCGCGACGCTCTAATCACCCTATTGCGAGAGATTGAAAACGATGTGTATCGGACGGCTTACTACATTTTGAACAATGAACAGGACGCTCATGATGCTGCTCAAGAAGCACTTATTCGAATTTATACCAAGATTAACTCCTATGAAGAAAAAGCACAGTTCAAAACTTGGGTGCAAAGAATCGTCAGGAACATTTGTATCGATAAGTTTCGGAGAAACAAACCGACGGTATCTATTGATGAGCATGAACTTGTTTTTGAAGGCAAAGAGAGCGTTGAACGTGAAGTAATGTCCGGCTATATTGCACAAGATATTCGTGAAGCGATTGAGCAGCTTCCAGAACAGCATCGTACGGTTATTGTTCTAAGATATTTACAAGACTTCTCTTATAACGAAATTGCTGACTGTTTGAATTTGCCACTGAACACAGTGAAATCCTATTTGTTTAGGGCCAGACAACAGCTTCAACAATTACTCCAAGATTATCAGAAAGGTGGTGTATCAGGATGA
- a CDS encoding deoxycytidylate deaminase, producing the protein MDHDTRKDWDTYFMDIAYMVSTRSRCNRRHVGAVLVQGKKLLGTAYNGAPSGVPDCSEAGCMIAEEYELTNVNGEEKMIKKQRCVRTIHAEQNLLLFTDRIDREGSSVYVTDEPCWTCANMLANSGITEIVFHRPYPKDTGKVSAMMAQKGITFRRLDAYQPPQEAAGKVED; encoded by the coding sequence ATGGATCATGACACACGTAAAGATTGGGATACGTATTTCATGGATATTGCTTACATGGTGTCGACACGTTCACGGTGTAACCGTCGGCATGTAGGCGCCGTGTTGGTTCAAGGTAAGAAGTTGCTTGGAACAGCGTATAATGGGGCGCCGTCAGGCGTTCCCGATTGCTCGGAGGCAGGGTGTATGATTGCGGAAGAGTATGAATTGACTAACGTGAACGGCGAGGAAAAGATGATCAAAAAACAGCGCTGCGTACGTACAATACATGCTGAGCAGAATCTACTGCTGTTCACGGATCGAATTGACCGTGAGGGCTCTAGTGTTTATGTCACGGATGAACCTTGCTGGACATGTGCGAACATGCTTGCGAATAGTGGAATTACGGAAATCGTATTTCATCGCCCGTATCCTAAGGATACGGGGAAGGTGTCCGCAATGATGGCTCAGAAAGGGATTACCTTTCGTCGTTTGGATGCCTATCAGCCGCCCCAAGAGGCAGCGGGGAAGGTTGAGGATTAA
- the gpr gene encoding GPR endopeptidase, producing MNLDLREYSVRTDLAVESKEIAEGANGGPVPGLFEDIDELDGVKITRLDVQNDAASEKIGRIKGHYITFEVPGLRNQDSELQDHVSDVFAKEFSGFLNKIGIQPGAKVLIVGLGNWNVTPDSLGPLVVENVMVTRHYFELAPDQVSPGYREVSAIAPGVLGLTGIESSDIVQGIVERTKPDLIIAIDALASRSLERVNTTIQVADIGIHPGSGIGNKRRGLTKEILGVPCIAIGVPTVCYASTIVNNVFDLMKSHFNQESGGDQGQSKQIMGLLTELNEGERLGLVKEVLEPLGHDLIVTPKEIDEFIEDIANIIASGLNRALHRAVDAENVNAYTH from the coding sequence ATGAATTTGGACTTGCGAGAATATTCAGTACGTACGGACTTGGCGGTGGAATCAAAAGAAATCGCGGAGGGAGCAAATGGCGGACCTGTTCCGGGATTGTTCGAAGATATAGATGAATTGGATGGTGTTAAGATCACCCGGCTTGATGTGCAAAATGACGCTGCTTCGGAGAAGATTGGCAGAATCAAAGGTCATTATATTACTTTTGAAGTTCCAGGTCTGCGGAATCAGGACTCCGAGCTTCAAGATCATGTTTCGGATGTCTTTGCGAAAGAGTTCTCTGGTTTTTTGAACAAGATCGGTATACAACCAGGAGCTAAAGTGCTAATCGTTGGTTTGGGTAACTGGAATGTGACACCAGATTCTCTAGGTCCACTTGTGGTGGAGAACGTGATGGTGACTCGTCATTACTTCGAGTTAGCACCGGATCAGGTCTCTCCAGGGTATCGTGAGGTTAGTGCGATCGCACCAGGTGTGCTTGGACTAACGGGAATCGAGTCAAGCGATATTGTGCAAGGAATTGTTGAACGAACTAAGCCAGACCTTATTATTGCCATCGATGCCTTGGCTTCCAGATCTTTGGAAAGGGTGAATACAACGATCCAAGTTGCTGATATTGGTATTCATCCGGGTTCGGGCATAGGAAATAAACGACGGGGACTGACGAAGGAGATTTTAGGTGTTCCATGTATCGCCATTGGAGTGCCCACGGTATGTTATGCTTCCACGATTGTAAACAATGTGTTTGACCTCATGAAATCTCACTTTAATCAGGAAAGTGGAGGAGATCAAGGGCAAAGTAAGCAGATCATGGGGCTTCTAACCGAGTTAAATGAAGGGGAGCGACTAGGTCTTGTAAAAGAGGTGCTCGAACCACTTGGACATGATCTGATCGTTACACCCAAAGAGATTGACGAATTTATTGAAGATATCGCTAATATTATCGCCAGCGGACTTAACCGTGCGCTACATCGTGCAGTAGATGCCGAGAATGTGAATGCATATACGCATTAA
- the holA gene encoding DNA polymerase III subunit delta: MDVKSAVKEIKQGRVSPLYLCYGTEKYQIQEFVGTLQETIVDRDQRDFAIATFDLSETPIEVVVEEAETLPFLVERKLILVRDSSLFTAGKENGKIQHRVESLLSYIENPAPHSVIVFIINGEKLDERKKIVKTMKTTATVLSFMPLGGGELTQWVVRQVEKQGCTIGRDAAEALIAASGVQMAALATEMDKLCLYAGKGGVIDVDSINQLVARSTEQNVFVMVECIAGLKMEQALGIFYDLLKQREEPIKIAALIARQFRIMLQVKDLARQSYSQQQIASQLGLHPYAVKIAGEQARKFEPAKLRMVLSELANLDYQMKSGRIDKVLGLELFLLKLGA; this comes from the coding sequence ATGGATGTAAAGTCTGCGGTCAAAGAGATTAAACAGGGGCGTGTATCCCCGCTTTATTTATGTTATGGTACGGAAAAATATCAGATTCAGGAATTTGTAGGTACACTTCAAGAGACGATTGTAGACAGAGATCAACGTGACTTTGCGATTGCGACATTTGATTTGTCGGAAACGCCTATCGAGGTTGTAGTAGAAGAAGCAGAGACGTTGCCTTTTCTTGTAGAACGAAAATTGATCCTTGTTCGTGATTCTTCGCTGTTCACAGCGGGTAAGGAGAACGGGAAGATTCAACATAGAGTCGAGTCCCTGCTATCATATATCGAGAATCCAGCCCCACATAGCGTAATAGTTTTTATTATCAATGGTGAGAAGCTCGATGAGCGTAAGAAAATAGTTAAGACGATGAAGACAACGGCAACAGTGCTCTCCTTTATGCCCTTAGGTGGAGGAGAACTTACCCAGTGGGTCGTCCGCCAAGTAGAGAAGCAAGGATGTACGATTGGACGTGATGCAGCGGAAGCCTTAATTGCCGCGAGTGGCGTGCAGATGGCCGCATTAGCTACTGAGATGGACAAGCTATGCCTGTATGCGGGCAAAGGCGGTGTCATCGATGTAGACTCGATTAATCAGCTTGTGGCGCGTAGCACCGAACAGAACGTGTTTGTGATGGTAGAGTGTATCGCAGGTTTGAAGATGGAGCAAGCGCTAGGTATTTTCTATGATTTGCTGAAACAGCGTGAGGAGCCCATCAAAATTGCCGCGTTAATTGCTCGACAGTTCCGGATTATGTTACAAGTGAAGGATCTGGCCCGGCAGAGTTATTCTCAACAGCAAATCGCCTCACAACTTGGGCTTCATCCCTACGCGGTTAAGATTGCTGGTGAGCAAGCTCGGAAGTTTGAACCAGCTAAGTTGCGAATGGTATTATCTGAACTAGCAAATCTCGATTATCAGATGAAAAGTGGACGAATAGATAAGGTGCTGGGGCTAGAGTTATTTTTGCTAAAGCTGGGCGCATAG
- a CDS encoding glycoside hydrolase family 130 protein → MTTIFEERKAILTARYEELISRRNEKIPYGNGIYDRYKYPLLTAEHAPLIWKYDFNEESNPYFSERLGINCVFNPGAIELDGKFYLVARVEGTDRKSFFAIAESDNGVDGFRFWDHPVVLPETEDPDINVYDMRLVRHEDGFIYGLFCTERKDPDAPKGDLSSATAKCGIARTKDLKTWERLADLQTKSPQQRNVVLHPEFIEGKYAFYTRPQDGFIDAGSGGGIAWGLSDSIEKAVIDEEIIVDERQYHTIKEVKNGQGPAPIRTSEGWLHIAHGVRNTAAGLRYVLYAFLTDLNDPRHIIYSPGGHLIAPEGEERIGDVSNVVFCNGVIARDNGDVYIYYASSDTRIHVATTTVDRLLDYVKNTPKDPLRSYACVQQRIELINRNLALHN, encoded by the coding sequence ATGACAACGATCTTTGAGGAACGCAAAGCAATATTAACGGCCCGCTACGAGGAACTTATCTCCCGCCGCAATGAAAAAATCCCTTATGGAAACGGGATCTATGACCGTTATAAGTACCCACTCCTGACCGCTGAGCATGCACCGCTAATTTGGAAATATGATTTCAATGAAGAGAGCAATCCTTACTTTTCCGAAAGACTAGGCATCAACTGTGTATTTAATCCTGGAGCCATTGAATTAGACGGTAAATTTTATCTGGTTGCTCGCGTTGAGGGAACAGACCGTAAATCATTTTTCGCCATAGCGGAAAGTGACAACGGGGTGGATGGATTCCGTTTCTGGGATCATCCAGTTGTTTTGCCTGAAACGGAGGACCCTGATATTAACGTCTACGATATGCGATTGGTTCGTCACGAAGATGGTTTTATTTATGGCCTCTTCTGCACAGAACGTAAAGATCCAGATGCGCCTAAAGGCGATTTATCCAGTGCTACGGCTAAATGCGGAATTGCCCGTACTAAAGACTTGAAGACATGGGAGCGTCTGGCCGATCTCCAAACAAAATCTCCACAGCAGCGTAATGTAGTACTTCATCCAGAATTTATCGAAGGCAAATACGCTTTCTATACTCGACCTCAAGATGGATTCATTGATGCTGGATCCGGTGGAGGTATCGCTTGGGGTCTCTCAGACTCCATTGAGAAGGCCGTTATCGACGAGGAGATTATTGTAGATGAACGGCAATATCACACCATCAAGGAAGTGAAAAACGGTCAAGGTCCAGCCCCAATTCGCACCTCGGAAGGATGGCTGCATATCGCACATGGCGTTAGAAATACCGCTGCCGGACTACGTTACGTGCTGTATGCATTCCTCACGGACCTAAATGATCCACGCCATATCATTTACTCTCCAGGAGGCCACTTAATCGCACCGGAAGGCGAGGAACGAATTGGCGATGTATCCAACGTTGTATTCTGCAATGGCGTAATCGCTCGAGATAATGGCGATGTGTACATCTACTACGCTTCATCTGACACCCGGATTCATGTTGCGACAACTACCGTTGATCGTTTGCTTGATTATGTTAAGAACACACCGAAGGATCCACTTCGTTCCTACGCCTGTGTACAGCAACGCATTGAATTAATCAACCGTAACCTAGCACTTCATAATTAA
- a CDS encoding stage II sporulation protein P encodes MKFKAWNIGKMKRSLMHVLAMGQTFLLLTVLSLVFFILLGVGGMAEKHFNTSPVTSMKGLASSLSSHFFIGMLGMELPQNTAEKQTPSFSGKQMTEFVFQLLTDINPSDPKSLVAREVPGLGADSPILLRTGSGNDNVQAPEDYRPGAGAEGTAPDHQEPGDITVPEPDESSGQPDPSGTQGGETKEPDESTVKPGNKNIVMIYHSHPQESYNPLLGKNVDNPGSPNSKKNVGLVGDILAEELERKGVATLHSFENYAAKVSDYNYNYSYKYSRETIKQAMAQNGELQYFIDIHRDSQRHDKTTTTINGESYAQVYFIIGHGNENWQKNEAFASSIHERLEKSYAGISRGIWGKTSAQGNGEYNQSLSPQSVLIEIGGVDNTKEELERTTKVLADILADLYFESQKAEKASTVSKDSKDKDSKKVATSDKKSTTDKKSTTDKKS; translated from the coding sequence ATGAAGTTCAAGGCCTGGAATATTGGAAAGATGAAGCGAAGTCTGATGCATGTGCTCGCCATGGGGCAGACATTTCTGTTATTAACGGTGTTATCCTTGGTGTTTTTTATTTTATTGGGTGTGGGTGGAATGGCAGAGAAACACTTCAATACATCGCCAGTTACATCGATGAAAGGATTAGCATCATCCCTGTCGAGTCATTTCTTTATCGGTATGCTGGGAATGGAATTGCCACAAAATACGGCGGAGAAACAAACTCCCTCTTTTTCAGGAAAGCAAATGACTGAGTTTGTATTTCAGTTGCTGACGGATATTAATCCGTCTGATCCGAAAAGTCTCGTTGCAAGGGAAGTTCCGGGCTTAGGTGCAGACAGTCCCATTCTGCTTCGTACAGGATCGGGAAATGATAATGTACAGGCTCCAGAGGATTATCGGCCAGGTGCTGGTGCAGAAGGAACTGCCCCAGATCATCAGGAACCAGGGGATATCACAGTTCCAGAGCCTGATGAGAGCTCAGGGCAACCTGATCCATCTGGAACTCAGGGGGGAGAGACGAAGGAACCGGACGAATCTACGGTCAAGCCGGGGAATAAGAATATCGTGATGATCTATCATTCTCATCCACAGGAATCATATAATCCATTGTTAGGTAAAAATGTTGATAATCCAGGGTCACCTAACAGTAAGAAAAACGTGGGTTTAGTTGGAGATATACTTGCTGAGGAACTCGAACGTAAAGGGGTCGCTACATTACATTCTTTTGAGAATTATGCGGCTAAGGTAAGTGATTACAACTATAACTATTCCTATAAATATTCACGCGAAACAATTAAACAGGCCATGGCGCAAAATGGTGAGCTGCAATATTTTATCGATATTCACAGAGATTCACAACGTCATGATAAAACGACTACAACTATTAATGGTGAGTCTTATGCTCAGGTGTACTTCATTATTGGGCATGGTAATGAGAATTGGCAGAAGAATGAAGCCTTTGCGAGTTCGATTCATGAGCGTCTGGAGAAGTCCTATGCGGGCATTTCACGGGGGATTTGGGGCAAAACATCTGCGCAGGGGAATGGGGAATACAATCAATCCTTATCTCCGCAGAGCGTACTGATCGAAATTGGTGGCGTAGATAATACGAAAGAAGAACTGGAACGGACGACGAAGGTACTAGCCGATATTCTTGCTGATCTGTACTTTGAGAGCCAGAAAGCAGAGAAAGCGAGTACGGTATCCAAGGATAGTAAGGATAAGGATAGCAAGAAGGTTGCTACATCGGATAAGAAAAGCACAACAGATAAGAAGAGCACAACGGATAAGAAATCCTGA
- a CDS encoding zf-HC2 domain-containing protein, giving the protein MKCLEVVEWMHRYVDHDLNEEESDLLFEHLRHCEDCAEKFELLNELSTQLEELPLVVPSFSLVDAILPKLEAIDRTRQEEGTTAEFISPVASVALESDTNHRVQRKETSRRGRFYRVGALGTVAAAAILGLFIYQYEPQTIPNAEITSESLDNSSNAKVDKSDSAKQNSASNGEAADVANMDKNFSQDTATAPGSDKSLADSNNAADGTTNQAPASTESPATGDKMTSPNSRDNSSPSTSTAPTTGANSNTTKPGSSKQSDPSALKGSPAAEDALDPYGLMETSGGDDANGMVSRMGIADSGFAANAALSQWNSPNGSYTVELQDGHLYFYKITSEVERLLVVDQTINGNWVTGEWSGDSATFNYQTEQNGVTSSYTVDPLKESNIQAISP; this is encoded by the coding sequence ATGAAGTGCCTGGAGGTGGTAGAGTGGATGCATCGATATGTGGACCATGATTTGAACGAAGAAGAAAGTGATCTTCTGTTCGAACATCTTCGACATTGTGAGGATTGCGCCGAGAAGTTTGAGCTTCTGAATGAGCTCTCCACCCAGTTAGAAGAGCTTCCCTTAGTAGTTCCAAGCTTTAGTCTTGTTGATGCAATACTACCTAAGCTGGAAGCTATTGATCGGACACGTCAGGAAGAGGGAACCACGGCGGAATTTATATCCCCTGTGGCTTCCGTAGCGTTAGAATCCGATACGAACCATCGGGTTCAGCGCAAAGAAACCTCTCGAAGAGGCCGATTCTACAGGGTAGGAGCACTGGGTACAGTGGCCGCAGCCGCGATATTGGGGCTGTTTATATACCAATATGAGCCGCAAACCATTCCGAATGCAGAAATAACATCGGAATCGCTAGATAATTCATCTAATGCCAAAGTGGACAAATCTGATTCTGCTAAGCAGAATTCGGCAAGCAATGGTGAAGCTGCAGATGTAGCGAATATGGACAAAAATTTCTCCCAGGATACAGCAACTGCTCCGGGTAGTGATAAGAGCTTAGCTGATAGCAATAATGCTGCAGATGGGACAACAAACCAAGCTCCTGCGTCAACAGAATCACCGGCTACAGGTGATAAAATGACATCTCCTAATAGCAGAGACAACAGCAGTCCGTCAACATCAACTGCCCCTACGACCGGTGCTAATTCAAACACGACGAAACCAGGAAGCTCTAAGCAAAGTGATCCTTCGGCATTAAAAGGAAGTCCTGCAGCAGAGGATGCGTTAGATCCATATGGCTTAATGGAAACTTCTGGTGGCGATGATGCCAATGGAATGGTTTCTCGTATGGGAATTGCTGATAGTGGATTTGCAGCGAACGCAGCGCTTAGTCAATGGAATTCCCCGAACGGTTCCTATACGGTTGAACTACAGGACGGACATTTATATTTCTATAAAATAACTTCTGAGGTAGAACGGTTGCTTGTCGTGGATCAGACGATCAATGGCAATTGGGTGACCGGTGAGTGGTCTGGGGACAGTGCAACGTTCAACTATCAGACAGAACAGAACGGGGTAACCTCTTCGTATACGGTAGATCCTTTGAAAGAATCTAATATACAAGCTATTTCCCCATAA
- a CDS encoding LacI family DNA-binding transcriptional regulator produces MKKITMQQIADHLGVSKFVVSKALSGKGGVNETTKERVIQAASQLGYFTQKNGYVKNAIPANIPLPTVPSKGSVLVLMPNIRFQNKESLYWGKVLEGISRELELQGLGMIIISEPQGDHFLHAINPEGIRGMVGVGQIATSLLLEAHRTGFPMVLVDHEDYLIPSDTIFANNPDGITKVVHHLIGLGHRKLHFLGNSAFSRSFRDRWIGFRSTLEDNNIQPQADHDDMLMLEGIETGQFQEHFIEWAKTRIDANSLPTALVCANDSIAVTVTAALHSIGLRVPEDISVTGFDNIDDTLRSQPSITTVNVPKEQLGQRAVRKLLDRLANPGTAYEKILIAVDVVHRDSTAGPNQ; encoded by the coding sequence TTGAAAAAAATTACGATGCAGCAAATCGCTGATCATTTAGGCGTCTCTAAATTTGTCGTTTCCAAAGCTTTATCGGGCAAAGGGGGCGTGAATGAAACGACGAAGGAACGAGTCATTCAGGCTGCTTCTCAGCTGGGGTATTTTACCCAAAAGAACGGCTATGTTAAAAATGCTATACCTGCAAACATTCCTTTACCAACTGTGCCTAGCAAAGGTTCAGTGCTTGTTCTCATGCCTAATATCCGTTTTCAGAATAAGGAATCTTTATATTGGGGTAAAGTATTAGAAGGCATTTCACGGGAATTAGAGTTACAGGGGCTGGGGATGATTATCATCTCTGAACCGCAAGGAGATCATTTCTTACATGCGATAAATCCAGAAGGAATACGAGGGATGGTAGGTGTAGGGCAAATTGCAACTTCGCTTCTATTAGAGGCACACCGAACTGGCTTCCCGATGGTACTCGTTGATCATGAAGATTACTTGATTCCTTCTGATACGATATTTGCTAACAACCCTGACGGAATAACTAAAGTTGTACATCATCTTATTGGTCTAGGGCATAGGAAGCTTCACTTTCTAGGTAATTCTGCTTTTTCACGGAGTTTTCGCGATCGGTGGATTGGGTTCCGCAGTACGCTTGAAGATAATAATATACAACCGCAGGCTGATCATGATGACATGCTCATGCTCGAAGGGATCGAAACGGGACAGTTTCAAGAGCATTTTATCGAATGGGCCAAGACAAGAATAGATGCGAATAGTCTACCGACCGCATTGGTCTGTGCTAATGACTCTATTGCAGTGACTGTAACAGCAGCACTGCATTCTATTGGGCTCCGAGTTCCAGAGGATATATCCGTAACCGGATTTGACAACATTGATGATACGCTACGTAGTCAGCCTTCTATTACGACAGTGAACGTTCCGAAGGAGCAATTGGGGCAGCGAGCAGTTAGAAAGTTGCTGGATCGGTTAGCTAATCCGGGAACTGCTTATGAGAAAATATTGATTGCGGTGGATGTAGTCCACCGTGACTCTACAGCCGGGCCGAATCAATGA
- a CDS encoding DNA internalization-related competence protein ComEC/Rec2 produces the protein MSRRPLAVTACCWIVGSGMAYLYNGSSLWLLCAGVSLLCPFLKLIGHCSWKQMLLLWLAFSLGAAYWVYNDGRNVSHIPEALYAGGATAKVEELAVFAEGTIVSAVDIDGDRADFTLALTTIRVNIPVESGQKATGREKGVAGERVMVQLRLASPEELGIAAKWGRGDHIKLAGSIASPATATNYGGFNYREYLHNKRIHWLFKAKGASALELTTGTFTTATFFGWIDDRRYGIGEIIGRLFPDWQAGFMKGLIIGLSDDLDQDKYDQFTGLGLTHILAISGSHVAINISLIFAVLRLCRVTRERALLIVFWFLPAYVLITGFSPSVIRSGIMSMLGVYLLRRGLLKDGLNVLSAAALVMLFWEPYFLLNVSFQLSFAVTAGLILFVPLLTPYFKWLPQKIRGAVAITVAAQIVSFPLTIYYFNQFSLLSIAANLFLVPVISVVTLPLGTAALLLGMVWLPLGQWITYPVRFLNSGTFMVTEWLNGLPGFMTYWKSPSLIWILSFYGVVYFLLYSMSRRNQLDLASTISALDDTVPLQPLQDHDNRRSTLDVNSRLVWGRVGLQVMLAGCTILLLLIGYQPVNSKGTGHVQFIDVGQGDCTLMTTPDGKNILVDGGGTVSFRKPGDSWRDRKDPYEVGAKTVVPLLKKRGIHTLDVVIMTHGDQDHVGGLQAVLEHFPVNSVIMNGSLTDSKTVTKLMSTAIAKDIPIYSVSRGMLLKPDERTTLEFLSPKPTENRTGEIPYIQEQNHESVVFRLQMDGSSFLFTGDMDEAAELKVIEIDNQTPSPPQDHNIDVLKVAHHGSKTSSSQAWLTYWNPVMAVISVGASNSYGHPYPAVVERLLGQGTDILRTDQNGEIQMEVKAGELRVRHMFR, from the coding sequence ATGAGCCGAAGACCACTAGCTGTTACTGCCTGTTGCTGGATTGTTGGAAGCGGTATGGCTTATCTATATAATGGATCGTCGTTATGGCTACTTTGTGCTGGAGTGTCGTTGTTATGCCCATTCCTGAAGCTTATTGGACATTGTTCATGGAAGCAGATGCTCCTTCTTTGGCTAGCGTTCTCTCTGGGCGCTGCATATTGGGTTTATAACGATGGAAGAAATGTGAGTCACATTCCAGAGGCGCTGTATGCGGGGGGTGCAACTGCTAAAGTCGAAGAGCTAGCGGTTTTCGCTGAAGGGACGATTGTATCTGCGGTGGACATCGATGGAGATCGAGCCGATTTTACGCTGGCTTTGACAACGATCAGGGTTAATATCCCCGTGGAAAGTGGACAGAAGGCTACTGGCAGAGAGAAGGGAGTTGCTGGAGAACGCGTGATGGTTCAGCTTCGACTTGCCTCTCCTGAGGAACTTGGAATTGCTGCAAAATGGGGCAGGGGAGATCATATTAAGTTAGCTGGAAGTATAGCGTCTCCTGCAACTGCAACAAATTATGGGGGATTTAATTATCGTGAGTACTTACATAATAAGCGAATTCACTGGTTGTTCAAGGCAAAGGGAGCTTCAGCGTTAGAGCTAACAACAGGTACCTTTACTACCGCCACCTTCTTTGGATGGATTGACGATAGGCGTTATGGTATCGGTGAGATTATCGGGCGGTTATTTCCAGACTGGCAAGCAGGGTTTATGAAGGGGCTCATAATTGGACTTTCTGATGATTTGGACCAAGATAAATATGACCAATTTACTGGGCTTGGATTGACACATATATTAGCGATTTCCGGTAGTCATGTAGCAATTAACATAAGTCTTATTTTTGCTGTACTTCGTCTATGTCGTGTGACTCGAGAGAGGGCCTTGCTGATTGTCTTCTGGTTTTTACCTGCTTATGTACTTATTACGGGCTTCTCTCCATCGGTCATTCGTTCGGGAATCATGTCGATGCTTGGCGTTTATTTGCTAAGGCGTGGATTACTGAAGGATGGGCTGAATGTTCTATCGGCCGCTGCGCTCGTCATGTTATTCTGGGAGCCGTATTTCTTACTCAATGTCAGTTTTCAGCTCTCTTTTGCAGTCACGGCGGGATTGATTTTATTTGTTCCTTTACTGACTCCTTACTTCAAATGGCTTCCACAGAAGATTAGAGGTGCTGTTGCCATTACTGTTGCTGCACAGATCGTATCTTTTCCTCTGACCATATATTATTTCAACCAATTCTCGCTTTTATCAATAGCTGCAAATTTATTCTTAGTTCCTGTGATCAGTGTCGTTACGTTACCTCTCGGTACAGCCGCTTTGTTACTGGGAATGGTGTGGCTCCCGTTAGGTCAATGGATCACCTACCCAGTTCGGTTTCTTAATTCAGGTACATTTATGGTCACGGAGTGGTTGAATGGTCTGCCTGGATTTATGACATATTGGAAATCACCTTCTTTAATCTGGATCCTATCGTTTTATGGAGTTGTCTACTTTTTGCTGTATTCCATGTCTCGGAGGAATCAATTGGACCTGGCTTCCACTATTTCAGCTTTGGACGATACGGTTCCGCTTCAACCCCTGCAAGACCACGATAATCGCCGTAGTACTCTTGATGTAAATTCCCGTCTAGTATGGGGAAGAGTAGGGCTGCAAGTGATGCTAGCGGGCTGTACAATACTGCTGTTATTGATTGGTTATCAACCAGTTAATAGTAAGGGTACGGGACATGTACAATTTATCGATGTCGGTCAAGGTGATTGTACTCTCATGACTACTCCGGATGGTAAGAACATATTGGTGGACGGAGGGGGTACAGTCTCTTTTAGAAAACCAGGAGATAGCTGGAGAGATAGGAAGGATCCCTATGAAGTAGGAGCCAAGACAGTCGTTCCGCTCCTTAAAAAACGCGGGATTCATACTCTTGATGTTGTAATCATGACGCATGGGGATCAGGATCATGTAGGTGGCTTGCAAGCTGTTCTAGAGCATTTCCCTGTCAATTCTGTAATCATGAATGGGAGTTTAACGGATTCGAAGACGGTGACGAAGCTGATGTCTACGGCGATCGCAAAGGATATTCCCATATATTCCGTATCACGGGGAATGTTGCTTAAGCCAGATGAACGGACAACCCTCGAATTTTTATCCCCCAAGCCAACGGAGAATCGTACTGGTGAAATTCCTTACATACAGGAGCAGAATCATGAATCTGTGGTGTTTCGGTTACAAATGGATGGCTCTTCCTTTCTTTTCACTGGTGATATGGATGAAGCGGCAGAGCTAAAAGTTATTGAGATCGATAACCAAACGCCTTCTCCTCCTCAGGATCATAATATCGATGTGCTGAAAGTAGCTCACCACGGAAGTAAAACATCGTCCTCCCAGGCTTGGCTTACCTACTGGAATCCGGTGATGGCGGTTATTTCTGTCGGTGCCTCCAATAGCTATGGTCATCCTTATCCTGCTGTAGTAGAGCGATTGCTGGGACAGGGCACTGATATTCTACGAACCGATCAGAATGGTGAGATCCAGATGGAAGTGAAAGCTGGAGAATTACGTGTCCGCCACATGTTCCGGTAG